Below is a genomic region from Sulfuricaulis sp..
ACAAACCCAGCGCCGGTCTCATCTCGCGCGCCGGCGTGCTCGTGTTCAGTCACACGCTGGATCAGGTGGGCGTGTTCGCGCGCAACGTGCCGGATGCCGCGGTGGTCGCCAGCGCATTGATGGGGCACGCGCAGGACGATCCGGACAGCCTGTCTGATTTCGCCATGGTGCCAAAGGTTCTCGATCCCAAGCCGCTGTTCCAGCCGCCGCGACTCGCCGCCGTGCGCACGCCGGCATGGTCACTCGCCGATGCCGGCGCGCAGGAAAATTTTACCCACAGCATCGCTTTGCTGCGCAAGTCAGGAGCGGGGGTCGAAACAGTGATGCTCCCCGATGCATTTTCCCAGGCGCATGAGGTCCACCGTACCATCATGCAGTACGAAGGCGCGCGATCGTTTGCCCATCTGCAGGCGCAGCAGCGCGAGCGATTGAGCGCAGAGATTAATCGCTTGATCGATGAGGGCCTGCTGATTGAAGAGCCCGCGTATCATGCGGCACTCGAGAGTCGCACCCGCTTGCGTGGCGAACTGGGTGACTTCATGAACCGTTACGATGCCGTGCTTACGCTGCCGGCGCGTGGCGAGGCGCCCGCGACACTGATGTACACCGGCGACCCGGTGTTCTGCACGATCTGGACGTTGTGTGGCGCCCCGGCCATTACCCTTCCTTCGGGCCTGGGCGCCAATGGCCTGCCGCTCGGGTTGCAACTCATAGGCGGTTATCTGCAGGATGCGCGACTGTTGCAGGTAGCGCAGTGGTGCGGTTTGAAGCTCGGGTTCCATCACAGTCCGCCGGAACTGAATTAATGTTTGATTAATTATGATTATTTGACGCAAAGACGCGAAGGCGCAAAGAAAAACTCGGAAAAATAAAAGAAAAAATCTTTACGTCTTTGTGCTGTACAGGAAGTACGAATGTCGCGAGCGCAGGGATGCGCGGGAGCGACCGACTTTGCGTCAGAAATTAATATATCAGACGTTCCTTAAATTAAGGAGTTGAAGACAATGGCGATGAAGGTGGGTTTTATCGGACTCGGAATCATGGGGCGTCCCATGGCGCTCAACCTGCGCCAGGCCGGCCACGCCCTGTGGGTGCACGGCCGCCGGCCGGTGACGATGGAGGTGTTGGTGGAGGCCGGTGCCCAGGCTTGTCACACGCTCGCAGACGTTGCCGCCAGCGCCGAGATCATCTTTATCATGGTTTCGGACACGCCCGACGTGGAAAACATCGTGCTCGGTGAGAACGGCCTGATTCGGCGTCTGCGGTCCGGCCAGATTGTGGTGGACATGAGCACCATCTCACCCGCGACAACGCGCCGCTTTGCACAGGAGCTGGAAACGCGTGGCGTCGAGATGCTGGATGCGCCAGTTTCGGGCGGTGAGATCGGCGCGATCAATGCGAGCCTGTCCATCATGGTCGGCGGCAAGGAAAAAACATTCCAGCGCGTGAAACCGCTGTTCGATGTCCTCGGTAAGAGCGTTGTCCATGTCGGCGATCACGGCGCCGGACAGGTTGCCAAGGCCTGTAACCAGATTGTGACGGCTCTCACGATCGAGGCAGTGAGCGAGGCTCTGACCTTCGCGCGCAAGAACGGCGTGGATGCCGCCAGAGTGCGCGAGGCCCTGATGGGGGGGTTTGCCGGCAGCAAGATTCTGGAAGTGCATGGCAAGCGCATGCTCGACAATAATTTCAAGCCCGGTTTTACGGTGAAGCTGCACCAGAAGGACTTGCGCATTGTCATCGAGGACGCGCACAAGCTGGGCATCGGCCTGCCGGGCACGGCGCTGGTGGCGCAGCACCTGAACGCGCTCATCGGCAGTGGCGACGGTGAGCTGGATTCCGCCGCGATCGTCAAGGTTATAGAACGAATGTCCGGGATGAGAAAATAGCCGGGGCTACAACTGGCCTTTTTTAGGTAGAATGCGCGCATGAGTACGCGCGCCGAAATCCTCAGGCTGATGTCCGATGGTGCCTTTCATTCGGGCACCGACCTGGGAAAGAAACTCGGCATCACGCGCGCTGCAGTTTGCAAGAATGTTCATCACCTGGCGCAATCGGGCCTCGAGATTCACCGCGTGACAGGTCGTGGTTACAAGCTCGACACGCCGCTGACGTTGTTGGATCATTCCCGGCTTCTGAAATTGCTCGGCAAATCGGCAACAGAAATTCGCGACCGCTTGCATCTTCTGGATGAAGTGGATTCCACCAATCGTTATCTTTCTGAACATGTTGTGGCGAATGCCGACATCAATGGCACTGTCTGTATTTCCGAGACCCAGCTAAGCGGCCGTGGTCGCCGCGGACGATCATGGGTCGCGACGCCTTATTGCAATCTCATGCTGTCCATGGCCTGGCGCTTTCCCGGGGGGCCGGGCCTGGTTTCGGGTTTGAGTCTCGCGGCTGGCGTCGCGCTGTTGCACGCACTGGAGGAGTATGGTGTGTCCGGCGCGGGCCTCAAGTGGCCGAACGACGTGCTGTGGGATAACCGCAAACTCGCCGGTCTGCTGGTCGATGTCCAGGGCGAGGCGGCGGGACCGACATTGGTCATCCTGGGCGTGGGCATCAATGGGCACATCAGCCAGCCTGACGCTGCACACATTGACCAGCCGTGGGTCGATCTGCAGGGCATCACGGGCAAAACCACCGATCGCAATCGCCTGTCAGCGCTGGTCATGCTTCATCTGCTGGACATGTTTCAGCTGTTCGCAGACAAGGGCTTTGCGCCGTTTCGCGAGGAATGGCAGAAGCGGCATCTGTTCCATGGCCGGCGCGTGCGTCTGATACAGGGCGATCGCGAATTTTCCGGTACCGCCGAGGGTATCGACGAAACTGGCGGCCTGGTTATCCGTCATGCCAGGAATCGGAAGGTATTTCATTCCGGCGAAGTCAGCCTGAGACTTGTCCGCGCCTGACAGATTGCCCACATGAATCTGCTAATTGATCTTGGCAACAGCCGACTGAAATGGGCGCAATATGGCCCGGACCTCTGGCGCACCGATGCCGCGTTGCTCGGCAATGAAAAAAATATCGAGTCGTTGTTCGGTAAAGCGTGGGAAAAAATCGCGAAACCGCAGCGGGTGATTGTATGCAGCGTTTCCAGCCCGGAACGGTTACATGCGATCGAGCAATGGGCGCGGACACACTGGTCAGTCTCGATACACATTGTGCGCCCACAAGCAGAACAACTCGGCGTGAAAAATCTTTACCGGAACCCACAGCAGCTCGGCGCCGACCGCTGGGCGGCCCTGATTGGCGTGCGCGGACTGACTGGTTCTGCGGTGTGCGTGGTGGATGCCGGCACGGCCGTGACGGTGGAGGCGCTGTCGGCCAGGGGTGAATTCCTCGGTGGCGCGATTTTTCCGGGCCTGCGTCTGTTGCGTGACAGCCTGGCACAGGGTACGGAAGCCCTTCCCGTCGTTGCGGGAAACGCGACAGATTGTCTGGGCCGTTCCACCGAAGATGGCGTGGCGGCCGGTACCCTGTTCGGCCTGGTGGGCGCGGTGGAGCGTTTAATAGACGAATACCGGCGAAACTTGGGCGAGCCGATGGAGATTTTTCTCACCGGCGGCGATGCAACGGCGCTGGCGGCGCATCTGCGTGTGTCGGTTACACCGGTGCCCGACTTGGTGTTCAAGGGATTGGCTCGCATCGCGGATAGCTTATGAATCTGAAATGGATATTTGCCGCGCTGGTGCTGGCCAACCTCGGGCTC
It encodes:
- a CDS encoding type III pantothenate kinase — translated: MNLLIDLGNSRLKWAQYGPDLWRTDAALLGNEKNIESLFGKAWEKIAKPQRVIVCSVSSPERLHAIEQWARTHWSVSIHIVRPQAEQLGVKNLYRNPQQLGADRWAALIGVRGLTGSAVCVVDAGTAVTVEALSARGEFLGGAIFPGLRLLRDSLAQGTEALPVVAGNATDCLGRSTEDGVAAGTLFGLVGAVERLIDEYRRNLGEPMEIFLTGGDATALAAHLRVSVTPVPDLVFKGLARIADSL
- the birA gene encoding bifunctional biotin--[acetyl-CoA-carboxylase] ligase/biotin operon repressor BirA — translated: MSTRAEILRLMSDGAFHSGTDLGKKLGITRAAVCKNVHHLAQSGLEIHRVTGRGYKLDTPLTLLDHSRLLKLLGKSATEIRDRLHLLDEVDSTNRYLSEHVVANADINGTVCISETQLSGRGRRGRSWVATPYCNLMLSMAWRFPGGPGLVSGLSLAAGVALLHALEEYGVSGAGLKWPNDVLWDNRKLAGLLVDVQGEAAGPTLVILGVGINGHISQPDAAHIDQPWVDLQGITGKTTDRNRLSALVMLHLLDMFQLFADKGFAPFREEWQKRHLFHGRRVRLIQGDREFSGTAEGIDETGGLVIRHARNRKVFHSGEVSLRLVRA
- a CDS encoding 2-hydroxy-3-oxopropionate reductase, whose translation is MKVGFIGLGIMGRPMALNLRQAGHALWVHGRRPVTMEVLVEAGAQACHTLADVAASAEIIFIMVSDTPDVENIVLGENGLIRRLRSGQIVVDMSTISPATTRRFAQELETRGVEMLDAPVSGGEIGAINASLSIMVGGKEKTFQRVKPLFDVLGKSVVHVGDHGAGQVAKACNQIVTALTIEAVSEALTFARKNGVDAARVREALMGGFAGSKILEVHGKRMLDNNFKPGFTVKLHQKDLRIVIEDAHKLGIGLPGTALVAQHLNALIGSGDGELDSAAIVKVIERMSGMRK
- a CDS encoding amidase, with amino-acid sequence MGELHHLGVKEALYGLSEGRFTCEDLVRDCLVQIAKIDPKIEAWAWLKSEAALERAREADRHRKAGKNGALQGIPIGVKDIIDVQGVPTRMGSTAFEDYMPSMSARAVRRLDEAGAVMLGKTVTAELAYYVPGKTRNPWNLAHTPGGSSSGSAAAVAARFVPAAIGTQTNGSVIRPAAFCGVVGYKPSAGLISRAGVLVFSHTLDQVGVFARNVPDAAVVASALMGHAQDDPDSLSDFAMVPKVLDPKPLFQPPRLAAVRTPAWSLADAGAQENFTHSIALLRKSGAGVETVMLPDAFSQAHEVHRTIMQYEGARSFAHLQAQQRERLSAEINRLIDEGLLIEEPAYHAALESRTRLRGELGDFMNRYDAVLTLPARGEAPATLMYTGDPVFCTIWTLCGAPAITLPSGLGANGLPLGLQLIGGYLQDARLLQVAQWCGLKLGFHHSPPELN